From a single Syngnathus scovelli strain Florida chromosome 2, RoL_Ssco_1.2, whole genome shotgun sequence genomic region:
- the dcp1a gene encoding mRNA-decapping enzyme 1A, which yields MDTANAGHMMSLAALQRQDPYINTLLDVTGQVALYNFNSKVNEWEKTEIEGTLFVYTRSASPYHGFTIMNRLSTQNLVEPINKDLEFQLQEPFLLYKNGNMGIYSIWFYDKRDCHRISQLMLKIVKLEAEHARRKSPEKAEPRRPNGVAEARPRDIMELLSKAKEEYQKAQSRDANVSTELNAAGTLDHIHSSQLPDKKSHTMVKQITVEELFGSSIPKDPSLPAMPTQNPTTASSEPPVTYPQNHTYPPPVHQSPLCPPLFGSQDPGSNQVRQEHSVLPASYALHPSSVFRPACPAAEHQSHGPLLVFKLPPAGSKSQTVPTGSAVPSAASRAYLERDLLVQSLNAEIHKPILAPNFLPSTLVPPLNFQERMREPVLQLTQEMDALAKTPNIIKPLSTVSTHPGLALPGSDPAVLLSPSAFQQSLSKAATTIVPPPASELPTVSGGSMEAPQPSCSKAQLQKTLIHLIKNDPTFLGAIHDTYLRSLSKDFSNLKL from the exons ATGGACACCGCAAATGCCGGACATATGATGAGTTTAGCGGCTCTCCAGAGACAAGACCCATACATCAACACGTTACTTGACGTTACCGGGCAGGTGGCCCTCTACAACTTCAACTCCAAAGTCAACGAATGG GAGAAGACTGAAATCGAGGGCACCCTGTTTGTCTATACTAG GTCAGCTTCCCCTTATCATGGCTTCACCATCATGAACCGACTGAGTACACAGAACCTGGTCGAGCCAATCAACAAAGACCTGGAGTTCCAGCTGCAGGAGCCTTTCCTTCTCTACAAGAATGGCAACA TGGGTATCTACAGTATTTGGTTCTATGACAAGAGGGATTGCCATCGCATTTCTCAGCTCATGTTGAA AATTGTCAAACTAGAAGCTGAACATGCCCGAAGGAAATCACCAGAGAAGGCGGAGCCCCGGCGGCCCAATGGTGTGGCTGAAGCACGACCCAGGGACATCATGGAGTTgcttagcaaagccaaggaggaATACCAGAAG GCTCAGTCCAGGGATGCTAATGTATCTACAGAGTTGAACGCCGCTGGAACTTTAGATCACATCCACAGTTCTCAGCTGCCTGATAAG AAAAGTCATACAATGGTCAAGCAGATCACAGTGGAGGAGCTTTTCGGCTCATCCATCCCAAAGGACCCATCACTGCCAGCCATGCCGACCCAAAACCCCACCACTGCTTCCAGCGAGCCGCCAGTAACTTACCCCCAGAACCACACCTATCCCCCGCCAGTCCACCAAAGCCCCCTTTGTCCTCCCCTCTTTGGCTCCCAAGATCCTGGATCAAACCAAGTTCGCCAAGAACACAGCGTGCTCCCAGCATCTTATGCACTACATCCAAGCAGTGTTTTCCGACCGGCGTGCCCCGCGGCCGAGCACCAATCTCATGGCCCACTCTTAGTTTTCAAGTTGCCACCAGCAGGTTCCAAATCTCAAACTGTTCCCACTGGGTCTGCAGTGCCATCAGCGGCTTCCCGTGCCTATTTGGAACGGGACCTACTAGTCCAGTCTCTGAATGCGGAAATCCACAAACCCATCCTAGCACCAAATTTCCTGCCGAGCACCCTGGTACCACCCCTCAACTTCCAAGAACGTATGAGGGAACCAGTCCTCCAGCTCACACAAGAGATGGATGCTCTCGCTAAGACCCCAAACATAATCAAACCTCTATCA ACCGTCTCTACGCATCCCGGTCTTGCCCTACCTGGGTCGGATCCTGCTGTGCTTCTGTCACCCAGCGCCTTCCAGCAGTCCCTCAGTAAGGCAGCTACCACGATAGTCcctccacccgcctcagaactccCAACCGTCTCCGGAGGTTCTATGGAGGCCCCACAGCCCTCCTGCAGCAAAGCTCAGCTCCAGAAGACTCTCATACACCTTATTAAG AATGACCCGACCTTCCTCGGAGCCATTCACGACACGTACCTGCGGAGTCTGTCCAAGGACTTCAGCAACCTGAAGCTCTGA